TGATCCATAGAAAAATTTTGCATAACTCTCATCAAATTTATCATTTTGTATTATATTTACACCATTTTCTATCGCTTCAAATTTATTATCTTTTAAATGGCCCTCAGTTAAATTTTCGGCACGAATCTTATCATTTTTAACTAAAACTAAATTTTGTGGGCTTGAACTCTTATCTAGTGAAAATTTGACTTTTGTGTTAGACTTTCCGCCATTAAATTCGCTTTCATCTACCACAAATTTATCATCTATCCTTAAAGCAGCGCCATCAGTTTTTTCTTTTACGCCATAAAATTTAATATTTTGATCATCTTTATTTTGATCATCTTTTAAACTAAATTCAATACTATTTGCATAACAATTAGCCGAGTATAGTTTTGGCACACTCTCATCAGCCAAACGTGCCTCAAAACCAAGATTTAAACTAGCACTCATCAAATTTTCAAATTTATCTTTATCTAAAGCAAAGTTATTTCCATTTGATGAAAAATAGCTAATAGAATCATAAAAATTTGTTATCTCTTTTTTTACTAATTTTATGCTATTTGGTATAAATGTATGAAATCCCTCTTCTAACTGGACATTGCAACCTATTTTTCCGATAGTATCTGATGAAGAACTACCAGATATGCAATCATCTTGCTCTTCGTCAATAATAGTTGTTTTATTGTCTGTTATGCTTATTTTTGTATGTCCTATGTCTGGATATACAAAATAACAAGATTTATTGTTTATATTATCTTGACTGAATTCCTTTTCATTTCCTAAGTCATCTTCGCATTTTGTGTATATAGTGCCAATACCTTCACTAAATTTAATCCACACGTTTTCTAAACTTTTTGGCTCTATCTTTTGCAGGGTTTTTATTCCATTTTCATCGTAGTAGTAAGTGCAAAACTCATCTTCATTTTTTGTTCTATTTGCGCTTCTATCAAATTCTAAACGTTGATTTTCTAAAATAATATTATAATCATCTATCACTCTGTCTTCATTATCTAAAGCCTCTACAAGCACGAAATCATTTTTATCATCTGTTTGCGGATAATACTTCTTCCCGCCTATTAGATTATCTTTTTTATTAAAACTATTTATTTTTCTAAACTGGGCTGGTCTAGCAGCAAATGTATCTAATGATTTAAATTGCATTATACTGTTAGATGGATTATCTTCAAAAAAATAAATTCTTACTATAAAATACAAATTTGAGTAATCTATCGACTTTTTCTTAGAATTATCTACGCTAAATTTATTATCAAGATTTATAATCTTCAAGCTATCATCTTTTTTATCATTTAGATTTTTTATATCATCTTTACTTAAATCTATCTTTTCTATAGCATCAGTTAATGCATCACCGCTTGTTTTAGAATGCAATGTGACACTTATAGATTTTATATCTTTTGCAAATGAATTTCTATTAAAATTTGTTATAAGTTTGACGCTAAAAGGTCTTTTAACGATTTGAGTATATAAATTTTTGCTATCACCGTCTTTATTAAATTGATCATTTACTATTAGAAATTCATTCTCGCCACCATAAAGCTCTATGCCAAACAAAACGCAGGTCACAAATATAAATATTTTTTTCATTATAAGCCTTTTTAAGTAGTAAATAATTGTATGCTAATTTATCTTAAATTGCTATAAATAGGGTAAAATTTGCTTATTTTATTAAAAAATGCCAAACTAAAAAATCAGAGCCAAAAGAGTTACAAAGAGCACTGGCAAAGTAACTAAAATACCAAATTTACTATACTCCCAAAATCCTATTTTTACACCTTTTTTCTCTAAAACATGCAACCATAAAAGAGTTGCCAAACTACCAAAAGGTGTCATTTTTGGACCTAAATTTGAACCTATAATATTTGCGTAAGCTAGAGTTTCATTAGTGCCATAAAGCGATATATTCATTATCATATTTGTAGGTAGATTATTCATAATTGCAGACATAGTAGCACTTAAAAACCCAGTCGTCATAACAGCGTAAAACTCGCCCTGTAATGCAGCTTTTGATATCAAATTTGATATATACTCACTCATTCCGCCGTTTTTCAAACCATAAACAACGATATAAAGTCCTATGCTAAACCAAACTATCTGCCAAGGAGCGTTTTTGATGATCTTGCTAGCTTTGATGACTTTGGTACGTGAGCTTACGATAAGAAGTAAAACGCCACCACCCAAAGCAAATAAACTCACCGGAAGTCCGTATATGTCTCCTACAAAGTATCCACAAAGCAGAATTGCTATAAAAAACCATGAAAACTTAAAAATACTTATGTCTTTGATAGCGCTATTAGGATCTTTTAGCAAATTTGTATTTATCTTTGGCGGGATATCTTTTCTAAGAACTATCCATAAAACAGCTATAGAAGCCGCAGTGCTTACAACATAAGCAAGAGCCATATTTGCAAAGTACTGACTAAATCCTATCTTAAAATAATTTGCGGTTATTATGTTTGTCAAATTTGAAAACACAAAAGGCAAAGACGCGCTATCGCTTATAAAGC
The sequence above is a segment of the Campylobacter hyointestinalis subsp. lawsonii genome. Coding sequences within it:
- a CDS encoding arsenic transporter, giving the protein MLIAGFIFIITLLLIIFRPFGLKIGTSAVMGALVSLFLGVVSFDDTLVVLSVVWDATLTLVGIIIMSMILDEIGFFEWCALHLSKLSKQNGHLMFVYVLLFGSVVSALFANDGAVLILTPILLAKMKILQLKVKTMIAFLLAGGFISDSASLPFVFSNLTNIITANYFKIGFSQYFANMALAYVVSTAASIAVLWIVLRKDIPPKINTNLLKDPNSAIKDISIFKFSWFFIAILLCGYFVGDIYGLPVSLFALGGGVLLLIVSSRTKVIKASKIIKNAPWQIVWFSIGLYIVVYGLKNGGMSEYISNLISKAALQGEFYAVMTTGFLSATMSAIMNNLPTNMIMNISLYGTNETLAYANIIGSNLGPKMTPFGSLATLLWLHVLEKKGVKIGFWEYSKFGILVTLPVLFVTLLALIF